From the genome of Malus domestica chromosome 04, GDT2T_hap1, one region includes:
- the LOC103453544 gene encoding probable pectinesterase/pectinesterase inhibitor 35 → MFTILSSSNNIGEDRSKTHTFFLTMFLIIQILLPSAEANQASSPSLFSKFSRAGPSKEAANNIVSLCKHTPHQAACESIFISKTSNITTITKPPPQTLEGLLVHSVDFSIIKARLARALAYNLTISHRQTSHQTHSLGGINDCLELLEDSIDLLDNVILKYDSTKSTYGHADDDIQSWLSAALTNQETCLDSLESDTSMVDKGAMETSAKNMNQFISNSLSLFMLTTRSPKQAQNKNPNNIVGGRRLLSDDFPSWVSGAERKLLEASVGDLEAHAVVALDGSGTHKSIGEALGLVASLAESGGGGRSVIHVKAGTYHEYIKIPTKQKNVMLIGDGLGTTIVVGDRNSDDGWTTFQSATVAAMGDGFIARDITFENNAGPSKHQAVALRVGADKSVIFRCSIVGYQDTLYTHSKRQFYRDTQIYGTVDFIFGNSAAVFQNCNIYARKPASTGLKNFVTAQGRTSPDQNTGISIHNCKISAASDLAPVKSKYETHLGRPWKQYSRTVIMQSYLDDSISKAGWSPWSGGFALNTLYYGEYSNYGPGASTSGRVRWPGYHASLTPVAAQGFTVSGFISGNLWLPSTGVSFDSGLH, encoded by the exons ATGTTTACAATACTGAGTTCCTCCAATAATATTGGAGAAGACAGAAGCAAAACACACACTTTCTTTCTAACCATGTTCTTGATCATACAAATCTTGCTGCCATCAGCAGAAGCTAATCAGGCTTCTTCACCATCCCTTTTCTCCAAATTCTCCAGAGCAGGACCATCCAAAGAAGCAGCCAACAATATTGTATCTTTGTGCAAACATACCCCTCACCAGGCAGCTTGTGAATCCATTTTCATCTCCAAAACAAGTAATATTACTACAATTACTAAACCACCCCCTCAAACCCTTGAAGGCCTCCTTGTCCACTCAGTCGACTTCAGCATTATAAAGGCTCGTTTGGCTCGCGCTCTTGCCTATAATCTTACCATTTCCCATCGTCAAACCTCTCATCAAACACACTCGCTTGGTGGCATCAATGACTGCCTCGAGCTGCTCGAGGACAGTATCGATTTACTTGATAATGTCATACTCAAATACGACAGTACCAAAAGCACCTATGGCCATGCTGACGACGATATCCAAAGCTGGCTCAGTGCTGCTCTTACCAATCAAGAAACTTGTCTAGACAGCCTTGAGAGTGATACGTCAATGGTAGACAAGGGCGCTATGGAGACTTCAGCTAAAAATATGAACCAATTCATAAGTAACTCTCTGTCACTTTTCATGCTCACTACTAGGTCACCAAAGCAGGCccaaaacaaaaaccctaataacATTGTCGGTGGCCGGAGGCTGTTGTCGGATGATTTTCCGAGTTGGGTGTCCGGCGCTGAGAGAAAGCTTCTAGAAGCTTCTGTGGGTGACTTAGAAGCACATGCTGTGGTGGCTTTGGATGGGAGTGGTACGCACAAGAGTATCGGTGAAGCACTTGGGTTGGTGGCCTCATTGGCTGAGAGTGGAGGAGGTGGCAGGTCTGTAATTCATGTAAAAGCTGGGACTTATCATGAATATATTAAAATACCAACGAAGCAGAAGAACGTTATGTTAATTGGTGATGGTTTGGGGACGACGATTGTTGTGGGCGATAGGAACTCTGATGATGGTTGGACCACTTTCCAGTCTGCCACGGTTG CTGCTATGGGAGACGGCTTTATAGCTCGTGACATAACGTTTGAGAATAATGCCGGTCCATCAAAGCACCAAGCGGTTGCCCTCCGAGTCGGCGCTGACAAGTCAGTGATTTTCCGATGCTCCATCGTCGGTTACCAAGACACCCTTTACACTCACTCCAAGCGCCAGTTCTACAGAGACACCCAAATCTACGGAACAGTTGATTTCATATTTGGAAACTCAGCAGCAGTTTTCCAGAACTGCAACATTTACGCAAGAAAACCCGCTTCAACCGGTCTCAAAAATTTTGTCACAGCACAAGGTAGAACCAGCCCGGATCAGAACACTGGAATTTCGATTCATAACTGCAAAATTTCAGCTGCTTCGGATCTTGCTCCGGTGAAATCCAAGTACGAGACGCATCTTGGAAGGCCATGGAAGCAGTACTCAAGAACAGTTATCATGCAGTCTTACTTGGATGACTCAATTAGTAAGGCTGGTTGGTCACCTTGGTCAGGTGGGTTTGCTTTAAACACATTGTATTATGGTGAGTATTCAAATTATGGGCCTGGGGCTTCAACTTCGGGTCGGGTCCGGTGGCCGGGATATCATGCATCACTTACACCGGTTGCTGCACAAGGCTTCACTGTTAGCGGTTTCATCTCTGGGAACCTTTGGTTGCCTTCCACTGGGGTTTCTTTTGATTCGGGACTTCATTAA
- the LOC103406122 gene encoding chitinase-like protein 1: MKISAAALVAVVALSVFLCASSDGDYSSTVAKVKIVRGKKLCDKGWECKGWSKYCCNLTISDYFQTYQFENLFSKRNTPVAHAVGFWDYQAFITAAALFEPLGFGTTGGKLMQMKEIAAFLGHVGSKTSCGYGVATGGPYAWGLCYNREMSPMQSYCDDYYKYIYPCSPGAEYYGRGALPIYWNYNYGAAGDALKVDLLNHPEYIEQNATLAFQAAVWRWMTPIKKSQPSAHQAFVGDWKPTKNDTLSKRFPGFGTTMNILYGESVCGKGDIDAMNNIVSHYQYYLDLMGVNRDEAGPHEVLTCAEQVAFNPIQPAVTASS; encoded by the exons ATGAAGATCTCCGCTGCTGCATTGGTGGCCGTGGTGGCGCTGAGTGTTTTCCTGTGTGCCAGCAGCGACGGCGATTACTCGTCCACCGTGGCGAAAGTGAAGATTGTGAGGGGGAAGAAGCTGTGCGACAAAGGGTGGGAGTGTAAAGGGTGGTCAAAATACTGTTGCAATCTCACCATCTCCGATTACTTCCAGACTTACCAGTTTGAGAATCTGTTCTCCAAGAGAAACACGCCGGTGGCGCATGCCGTTGGGTTTTGGGATTACCAGGCGTTTATCACCGCCGCGGCGCTTTTCGAGCCTCTTGGGTTTGGGACCACCGGTGGGAAGCTTATGCAGATGAAGGAGATCGCCGCCTTTCTTGGACATGTCGGCAGCAAAACCTCCT GCGGTTACGGTGTGGCCACCGGAGGACCATACGCTTGGGGGCTTTGCTACAACAGGGAAATGAGTCCCATGCAGTCATACTGTGATGACTATTACAAGTACATATATCCCTGCAGCCCTGGAGCTGAATACTATGGCCGTGGTGCTTTGCCTATCTACTG GAACTACAATTACGGTGCAGCTGGAGACGCTTTGAAGGTGGATCTGTTGAACCATCCAGAATACATTGAGCAGAACGCTACTCTTGCTTTCCAAGCTGCAGTATGGAGGTGGATGACCCCTATCAAGAAGTCACAACCCTCGGCCCACCAAGCATTTGTTGGAGACTGGAAGCCTACCAAGAACGATACCTTGAGTAAGCGGTTTCCTGGATTTGGCACTACAATGAATATTCTTTATGGGGAATCAGTTTGTGGCAAGGGTGACATTGATGCCATGAACAACATCGTTTCACATTACCAGTACTACCTGGACCTTATGGGTGTCAACCGAGACGAGGCAGGGCCTCATGAAGTGTTAACTTGTGCCGAGCAGGTTGCATTTAACCCAATCCAGCCTGCTGTTACTGCATCTTCTTGA
- the LOC103449385 gene encoding UDP-glycosyltransferase 92A1-like, with amino-acid sequence MESQDQEHIVMLPFMAQGHLIPFLQLARNLQQRKSLITVTVASTALNIQYLRTTIASNSSSQSDSNIRLAELSFCGTDHGLPPNGENTENLPISKIGNLVAASTSLEAPARRLISDIIEKEGRPPLCIISDMYFGWAANLANSFGTAHVTFTTGGAYGTAALVSIWLNLPHRSTASDEFPVLGFPESYRFHISQLNPYLRAADGTDFGSRIFQPQLSLSTKSFGWLCSTVEEIEPVGLKILRNYLGRPVWSIGPLLPLEALNNSSTLALSVSRQRAGKEFGIPPEACLEWLDSQCSDSVVYISFGSQNSISSNQMMELALGLEESGRPFIWVIRPPVGYDMKGEFRAEWLPEGFEDRMSRGKQGLVVHNWAPQLEILSHKSTGVFVSHCGWNSVMESLSQGVPMIGWPLASEQAFNSKMLAEEMGVSVELTRGSQSVIVGKEVKRLIDLVMEKSGKGGEMRKKAGDIGEQIRAAVRDEAEDKGSFVLEMDDFLGTILATRRKN; translated from the coding sequence ATGGAAAGCCAAGACCAAGAGCACATTGTGATGCTGCCATTCATGGCTCAGGGCCATCTCATACCATTCCTGCAACTGGCAAGAAATCTCCAACAGAGAAAAAGCTTGATCACTGTCACCGTCGCAAGCACCGCCCTCAACATCCAATACCTCCGCACCACGATCGCCTCCAACTCAAGCTCTCAATCTGACTCCAACATCCGCTTGGCTGAGCTATCATTCTGTGGCACAGACCACGGCTTGCCCCCGAACGGCGAGAACACAGAGAACTTGCCTATCAGCAAAATAGGAAACCTAGTTGCTGCATCAACAAGTCTTGAAGCTCCTGCTCGCCGCCTTATCTCTGATATCATCGAAAAAGAAGGCCGCCCGCCGCTCTGTATTATCTCTGACATGTACTTTGGATGGGCTGCTAATCTTGCAAACAGCTTTGGAACTGCGCATGTGACTTTCACCACAGGTGGTGCCTATGGCACTGCAGCTTTGGTGTCTATTTGGCTTAACCTCCCACACCGTTCTACAGCTTCGGATGAGTTCCCGGTGCTGGGGTTTCCTGAGAGTTACCGCTTCCATATCTCTCAGCTGAATCCATACTTAAGAGCTGCAGATGGTACTGACTTTGGGTCAAGAATTTTTCAACCTCAGCTTTCGCTTTCTACGAAATCCTTTGGGTGGTTGTGTAGTACTGTTGAGGAGATTGAGCCAGTTGGATTGAAGATCTTGAGGAACTACCTGGGGCGTCCTGTATGGTCCATCGGACCTCTTCTTCCTTTAGAAGCACTCAACAACTCATCTACTTTGGCCTTAAGTGTTTCAAGGCAACGCGCCGGAAAAGAATTCGGCATACCTCCTGAAGCATGCCTGGAATGGCTTGACTCACAATGTTCGGATTCGGTTGTTTACATCTCATTTGGTTCTCAAAACAGTATAAGTTCAAACCAGATGATGGAATTAGctcttgggttggaagaaagTGGAAGGCCTTTTATTTGGGTAATAAGGCCTCCGGTTGGATATGATATGAAGGGTGAGTTCCGAGCAGAGTGGTTGCCCGAGGGGTTCGAAGATCGAATGAGTAGAGGAAAACAAGGGTTGGTGGTGCACAATTGGGCACCCCAGTTGGAGATATTGTCACACAAGTCGACGGGTGTGTTTGTTAGCCACTGCGGATGGAATTCAGTGATGGAGAGCTTAAGCCAAGGGGTGCCAATGATAGGGTGGCCATTGGCGTCCGAGCAGGCATTTAACTCGAAGATGTTGGCGGAGGAGATGGGCGTGAGCGTCGAACTTACAAGGGGATCACAGAGTGTTATTGTTGGGAAGGAGGTGAAGAGACTGATAGATTTGGTGATGGAGAAAAGTGGCAAAGGAGGGGAAATGAGGAAAAAAGCGGGTGATATTGGGGAGCAGATAAGAGCAGCAGTAAGGGATGAGGCAGAAGACAAGGGATCGTTTGTTTTGGAAATGGATGATTTTCTTGGCACCATTTTAGCAACTAGAAGAAAAAATTAG
- the LOC103450131 gene encoding signal peptide peptidase-like 5, which produces MAMAMASGLLRLVFLLSLIALSLARGEKDMVLDVDSTPDTPSCNNPYLMAKVKNWVNGHEGETIEGAGAKFGALLPSKEEKAVKLPVVISNPLNGCSASSSKLSGAIALSTRGDCDFSVKAKVAQSGGAKALVVINNDEELAKMACPDNSTSLNISIFVVMVPKSDGEALKKSIEDGKKVELLLYSPKRPVVDYSVVFLWLMAVGTIIVASFWSKITAPDKSDENYNELAEKESNTGTAKDDSEDEVMNLSVAGAVCFVITASTFLLLLYFFMSTWFIWVLIVLFCIGGIEGMHNCVLSLILRKWRSGGQKTITLPLLDEVSILSLVVLAFCAAFAVFWVVTRRASYSWIGQDVLGICLMITVLQIARLPNIKVATVLLCCAFVYDIFWVFLSPLIFKDSVMVTVAKGDGSGEALPMLLRIPRFFDPWGGVNMIGFGDVLFPGLLIVFTYRFDKENKKSAFNGYFPWLLIGYGIGLGLTYLGLYLMNGNGQPALLYLVPCTLGVTVILGLIRRELKQLWDYGAEVSPSSVEPSVDASRSV; this is translated from the exons ATGGCAATGGCAATGGCGTCGGGTCTCCTCCGCCTAGTGTTTCTGTTATCTCTGATTGCTCTTTCTTTGGCCCGTGGTGAAAAGGACATGGTTTTGGATGTGGATTCCACCCCCGACACTCCTTCCTGCAACAACCCTTACCTAATG GCAAAGGTTAAGAATTGGGTTAATGGCCATGAAGGAGAAACTATTGAAGGGGCAGGTGCAAAGTTTGGGGCTTTATTGCCTTCCAAAGAAGAAAAAGCCGTCAAATTGCCCGTTGTTATCTCGAATCCTTTAAATGGTTGTTCAGCGTCATCTTCGAAg TTATCTGGAGCTATTGCCTTGTCCACGCGTGGTGATTGTGACTTCTCCGTAAAGGCAAAAGTTGCACAGTCAGGAGGTGCTAAGGCGCTAGTGGTGATAAATAATGATGAAG AGCTTGCCAAGATGGCTTGTCCTGATAATAGTACTTCTTTGaatatttcaatttttgtcGTAATGGTTCCAAAGTCAGATGGAGAAGCACTCAAGAAATCTattgaagatggaaagaaag TGGAGCTTCTATTATATTCTCCCAAGCGTCCAGTGGTGGACTACTCAGTTGTGTTCCTGTGGCTGATGGCTGTTGGAACAATAATAGTTGCCTCATTTTGGTCAAAGATTACTGCTCCTGATAAGTCTGATGAGAATTATAATGAACTAGCAGAAAAG GAATCTAATACTGGAACAGCCAAAGATGATTCTGAGGACGAAGTCATGAATCTTAGTGTGGCAGGCGCTGTGTGTTTCGTCATAACAGCATCCACTTTTCTGTTGCTACTATATTTCTTTATGTCTACTTGGTTTATCTGGGTGCTGATTGTACTTTTCTGCATTGGTGGTATTGAG GGAATGCATAATTGTGTTCTGAGCCTGATTTTGAG AAAATGGAGAAGTGGTGGGCAGAAGACGATAACTTTGCCTCTTCTGGATGAGGTTTCTATTCTCTCGCTTGTTGTATTGGCTTTCTGTGCGGCATTTGCAGTTTTCTGGGTTGTTACCCGGCGGGCGTCATATTCATGGATTGGCCAAGATGTTCTT GGTATCTGCTTGATGATAACGGTCTTGCAAATTGCTCGATTGCCTAACATAAAG GTTGCTACCGTACTACTTTGTTGTGCATTTGTCTATGACATCTTTTGGGTATTCCTGTCACCCTTAATATTCAAAGATAGCGTCATGGTTACG GTTGCTAAAGGTGACGGCAGTGGTGAAGCCCTACCAATGCTTTTGAGAATCCCTCGCTTTTTTGACCCCTGGGGTGGTGTGAATATGATTGGCTTCGGGGACGTTCTGTTTCCTGGTTTGCTTATTGTATTTACTTACAG GTTtgacaaagaaaataagaagaGTGCGTTTAACGGATATTTTCCCTGGTTATTAATTGGCTATGGAATTG GACTCGGTCTTACTTACCTGGGTTTGTATCTCATGAACGGCAACGGCCAGCCTGCACTCCTCTATCTCGTTCCATGTACACTAG GTGTTACAGTGATTTTGGGACTGATAAGGCGCGAGCTGAAACAACTCTGGGATTACGGCGCAGAGGTATCTCCATCGAGCGTTGAACCGTCCGTAGACGCCAGTAGATCGGTCTGA
- the LOC103449055 gene encoding putative lipid-transfer protein DIR1, which translates to MEGARQKLVVVLAAVVLVAIAGNGGFVQVANAQNICNISVTGLMTCRPAVTSPNPAPPTKACCAALSHANLSCLCSYKNSSVLPSLGIDPNLALQLPAKCKLPHPANC; encoded by the coding sequence ATGGAGGGTGCTCGTCAAAAGCTGGTCGTAGTTTTGGCTGCTGTGGTTTTGGTTGCAATTGCAGGCAATGGCGGTTTTGTTCAGGTTGCTAATGCCCAGAACATATGCAACATCTCTGTCACCGGTTTGATGACTTGCAGGCCGGCTGTGACTTCTCCGAATCCGGCACCGCCTACAAAAGCCTGCTGCGCGGCGCTGTCGCACGCCAACCTGAGCTGCCTTTGCTCCTACAAGAACTCCAGTGTCTTGCCTTCTCTGGGGATTGACCCTAACCTTGCCCTACAGCTTCCCGCCAAGTGCAAGCTTCCCCATCCTGCCAATTGCTAG